Proteins from a genomic interval of Cyanobium sp. AMD-g:
- a CDS encoding DEAD/DEAH box helicase: MSLLHATWLFPPEGAGGRLLLWADTWRVAAPVAPLRTVPDHPLSLSVDDLGAWLDDHGLWSEAFRPAEALLTLPSRSQGARGRRKAASEGLAAWSGLPLQAGEPIPKEVQWWPWRVEGLALDPAGAGDWLAGLPLSGDDPGLADDLRWWSHLERWALSLIARGRWLPQVEEDRARWLPLLNREGDRRRLEELAIRLPQVATCAMAAGATGDGALACRRPGSGRLRVASLLEALLDGQLRSGFRPGAQGLDPLLGAWQKALGPGPGRLELDEEERERLAVATQHWREAVAGRVAPARTCLELFTPEEGEELWELRFSLQAEADPSLRMPARTVWNAGDGRLQLGEVEVAEPGQLLLEGMGRALQVFEPIGRGLDAAAPETMQLTPAEAFVLVRTAATQLRDVGVGVVLPASLSGGLASRLGLSIEAELPERSRGFSLGESLAWKWELMIGGVTLTLKDLERLSAKRSPLVQHKGAWIELRPSDLKNAERFCAADPNLSLDDALRLTASDGDTLMRLPVHRFTAGPRLHAVLEQYHQQKAPDPLPAPEGFAGQLRPYQERGLGWLAFLHRFDQGACLADDMGLGKTVQLLAFLQHLKVEQELKRPVLLVAPTSVLTNWKREAAGFTPDLEVREHYGPRRPSTPEKLAKALDGVDLVLTSYGLLQRDSELLESIDWQGMVIDEAQAIKNPSAKQSQAARDLARPGKQGRFRIALTGTPVENRVSELWALMDFLNPRVLGEEGFFRQRYRLPIERYGDMSSLRDLKARVGPFILRRLKTDRSIISDLPEKVELREWVGLSAEQTKLYRQTVDDSLDAIARAPLGQRHGQVLALLTRLKQICNHPALALKEGRVDNGFASRSAKLLRLEEILEEVIEAGDRALLFTQFAEWGHLLKAYLEQRWRQDVPFLHGGSSKTDRQAMVDRFQEDPRGPQLFLLSLKAGGVGLNLTRASHVFHIDRWWNPAVENQATDRAYRIGQTNRVLVHKFITSGSVEEKIDRMIEEKSKLAADIVGSGEEWLGGFDVGQLRDLVALEEGP; encoded by the coding sequence ATGAGCCTCCTGCACGCCACCTGGCTGTTTCCTCCCGAAGGGGCCGGGGGCCGATTGCTGCTCTGGGCCGACACCTGGCGGGTCGCCGCACCGGTGGCGCCGCTGCGCACCGTTCCCGACCATCCCCTGTCCCTGAGCGTCGACGATCTGGGCGCCTGGCTGGATGACCATGGCCTCTGGTCGGAGGCCTTCCGCCCGGCGGAGGCCCTGCTGACCCTGCCCAGCCGCAGCCAGGGGGCCCGCGGCCGCCGCAAGGCCGCCAGCGAAGGGCTGGCGGCCTGGAGCGGCCTGCCGCTGCAAGCGGGCGAGCCGATTCCGAAGGAGGTGCAGTGGTGGCCCTGGCGGGTGGAGGGGCTGGCCCTTGATCCCGCTGGCGCCGGCGACTGGCTCGCCGGACTGCCCCTCTCGGGCGACGATCCCGGGCTGGCGGACGATCTGCGCTGGTGGAGCCACCTGGAGCGCTGGGCCCTGAGCCTGATCGCCCGGGGCCGCTGGTTGCCCCAGGTGGAGGAGGACCGTGCCCGCTGGCTGCCCCTGCTCAACCGGGAGGGGGACCGGCGGCGGCTGGAGGAACTGGCCATCCGCCTGCCCCAGGTGGCCACCTGCGCCATGGCCGCCGGGGCCACCGGGGACGGGGCCCTGGCCTGCCGCCGACCGGGCAGTGGCCGGCTGCGGGTGGCCAGCCTGCTGGAAGCCCTCCTCGATGGCCAGCTGCGCAGCGGTTTCCGGCCCGGGGCCCAGGGTCTGGATCCCCTGCTGGGGGCCTGGCAGAAGGCCCTGGGCCCCGGCCCCGGCCGGCTCGAGCTGGACGAGGAGGAGCGGGAGCGGCTGGCCGTGGCCACCCAGCACTGGCGCGAAGCGGTGGCGGGGCGCGTGGCGCCGGCCAGGACCTGCCTGGAGCTGTTCACCCCCGAAGAGGGCGAGGAGCTCTGGGAACTGCGCTTCTCCCTGCAGGCCGAAGCCGATCCCAGCCTGCGGATGCCGGCCCGCACGGTCTGGAATGCGGGCGACGGCAGGCTCCAGCTGGGCGAAGTGGAGGTGGCCGAACCCGGCCAGCTGCTGCTGGAGGGCATGGGCCGGGCCCTGCAGGTGTTCGAACCGATCGGGCGGGGCCTGGATGCGGCAGCTCCCGAAACCATGCAGCTCACGCCAGCCGAAGCGTTCGTGCTGGTGCGCACCGCCGCCACCCAGCTGCGCGACGTGGGCGTGGGCGTGGTGCTGCCGGCGAGCCTCAGCGGCGGCCTGGCCAGTCGGCTGGGCCTCTCGATCGAAGCCGAGCTGCCCGAGCGCTCCCGCGGCTTCTCCCTGGGGGAAAGCCTCGCGTGGAAGTGGGAGCTGATGATCGGCGGCGTCACGCTGACGCTGAAGGACCTTGAGCGCCTCTCCGCCAAGCGCAGCCCGCTGGTGCAGCACAAGGGGGCCTGGATCGAGCTGCGCCCCAGCGATCTCAAGAACGCTGAGCGCTTCTGCGCCGCCGATCCCAACCTCAGCCTCGACGATGCCCTGCGGCTGACCGCCAGCGACGGCGACACCCTGATGCGACTGCCGGTGCATCGCTTCACCGCCGGGCCCAGGCTGCACGCCGTTCTGGAGCAGTACCACCAGCAGAAGGCCCCGGATCCCCTGCCGGCACCGGAGGGCTTCGCCGGCCAGCTGCGGCCCTACCAGGAGCGGGGCCTGGGCTGGCTGGCCTTCCTGCACCGCTTCGACCAGGGGGCCTGCCTGGCCGACGACATGGGCCTGGGCAAGACGGTGCAGCTGCTGGCCTTCCTGCAGCACCTCAAGGTGGAGCAGGAGCTGAAGCGGCCCGTCCTGCTGGTGGCCCCCACCTCGGTGCTGACCAACTGGAAGCGGGAGGCGGCGGGCTTCACGCCGGATCTGGAGGTGCGCGAGCACTACGGTCCGCGCCGGCCGTCCACCCCTGAAAAACTGGCCAAGGCCCTGGACGGGGTGGACCTGGTGCTCACCAGCTACGGACTGTTGCAGCGCGACAGCGAGCTGCTGGAGAGCATCGACTGGCAGGGCATGGTGATCGACGAAGCCCAGGCGATCAAGAACCCATCGGCCAAGCAGAGCCAGGCGGCCCGCGACCTGGCCCGCCCCGGCAAGCAGGGGCGCTTCCGCATCGCCCTCACCGGCACGCCCGTGGAGAACCGGGTGAGCGAGCTGTGGGCCCTGATGGACTTCCTCAACCCCCGGGTGCTGGGGGAGGAGGGTTTCTTCCGCCAGCGCTACCGCCTGCCAATCGAGCGCTACGGCGACATGAGCTCCCTGCGGGACCTCAAGGCCCGGGTCGGGCCCTTCATCCTGCGGCGGCTCAAGACCGACCGCTCGATCATCTCCGACCTGCCGGAGAAGGTGGAACTGCGCGAATGGGTGGGCCTGTCGGCGGAGCAGACGAAGCTCTACCGCCAGACCGTGGACGACAGCCTCGACGCCATCGCCCGCGCGCCCCTGGGCCAGCGCCATGGCCAGGTGCTGGCCCTGCTCACCCGCCTGAAGCAGATCTGCAACCACCCGGCCCTGGCCCTGAAGGAGGGCCGGGTGGACAACGGCTTCGCCAGCCGCAGCGCCAAACTGCTGCGCCTGGAGGAGATCCTCGAGGAGGTGATCGAGGCGGGCGATCGGGCCCTGCTGTTCACCCAGTTCGCCGAATGGGGCCACCTGCTCAAGGCCTACCTGGAACAGCGCTGGCGTCAGGATGTGCCCTTCCTGCATGGCGGCAGCAGCAAGACCGACCGGCAGGCGATGGTGGACCGCTTCCAGGAGGATCCCCGCGGTCCCCAGCTGTTCCTGCTGTCGCTCAAGGCCGGCGGCGTCGGCCTCAACCTGACCCGGGCCAGCCACGTGTTCCACATCGACCGCTGGTGGAACCCCGCTGTGGAGAACCAGGCCACCGACCGGGCCTACCGGATCGGACAGACCAACCGCGTGCTGGTGCACAAGTTCATCACCAGCGGTTCGGTGGAGGAGAAGATCGACCGCATGATCGAGGAGAAATCCAAGCTGGCCGCCGACATCGTCGGCAGCGGCGAAGAATGGCTGGGAGGCTTCGACGTGGGCCAGCTCAGGGATCTGGTGGCCCTGGAGGAGGGGCCCTGA
- a CDS encoding HD family phosphohydrolase, translated as MSAAHPPPHASDAHQARRALPEMLQIATAISGALNLPALLRQILSSARDLTLSDAGSIYLVEEEKGERRLWFTAFQNSSLAARGAGIDSGLLDVRFPITPERLVGWAALHGDVLNLPDVYAIPPDRPYHFDAALDRRTGYRAVSMLVVPLRTMAGDVVGVMQLINRKRESSSVLTPETAAALVRPYDAVDQQLIEALAALAAVCVERAQALEGQQQQIDSMIALLAGAIDARSAHTGQHCSRVPELALLLAEAAETIESGPLAAFRFRGESERREFRTAAWLHDCGKVVTPEAVVEKATKLDAPTNRIHEIRTRFEVLLRDGRIAMLEGLLAGGDAETLQRDFGQLEQQLQRDFDCVARCNLGSEGTDPGDLAQLQRLAVRRWWRHFDDRQGLGWEEQARRSGPPVPLPAPETLLSDAPHHRLPRPAADVPESRWGFNLAVPELLYNRGELYNLSVARGTLTPEEIYKIREHMIHTIVMLESMAFPPSMHRVAEIAGAHHETLDGRGYPRGLTAEQLSIPARILAIADIFEALTAADRPYKRGMPLSQSLAILAGLRDRGRIDADLFDLFLRSGVYLTYAKRFLAADQIDPVDLDALLDPEQHVP; from the coding sequence TTGAGCGCCGCCCATCCGCCACCGCATGCCTCCGACGCCCACCAGGCGAGGCGTGCCCTGCCGGAGATGCTCCAGATCGCGACGGCGATCAGCGGTGCGCTGAACCTTCCCGCCCTGTTGCGACAGATCCTCTCCAGCGCCAGAGATCTCACCCTCAGCGATGCCGGCAGCATCTACCTGGTGGAAGAGGAGAAGGGGGAGCGACGCCTCTGGTTCACGGCCTTCCAGAACAGCTCCCTTGCGGCTAGAGGGGCCGGCATCGATTCGGGGCTCCTGGATGTGCGCTTCCCGATCACTCCCGAGCGCCTTGTCGGCTGGGCGGCCCTGCATGGCGATGTGCTCAACCTGCCGGACGTGTATGCGATTCCGCCCGATCGTCCCTACCACTTCGACGCCGCGCTTGATCGCCGCACGGGTTATCGGGCGGTGTCGATGCTGGTGGTGCCGCTGCGGACCATGGCGGGAGACGTGGTGGGGGTGATGCAGCTGATCAACAGGAAGCGGGAGTCCTCCTCCGTGCTCACCCCCGAGACGGCGGCGGCGCTGGTGCGTCCTTACGACGCCGTCGACCAGCAGTTGATCGAGGCCCTGGCGGCCCTGGCGGCCGTCTGTGTCGAGCGGGCCCAGGCCCTGGAAGGGCAGCAGCAACAGATCGATTCGATGATCGCGCTGCTGGCCGGAGCGATCGATGCCCGCAGCGCGCACACCGGCCAGCACTGTTCCCGGGTGCCGGAATTGGCGCTGCTGCTGGCGGAGGCGGCGGAAACCATCGAGTCGGGGCCGCTGGCGGCCTTCCGCTTCCGGGGGGAGTCGGAGCGGCGGGAGTTCCGCACGGCGGCCTGGCTGCACGACTGCGGCAAGGTTGTCACCCCCGAAGCCGTGGTGGAGAAGGCCACCAAGTTGGACGCCCCGACCAACCGGATCCATGAGATCCGCACTCGCTTTGAGGTGCTGCTGCGGGATGGGCGCATCGCCATGCTTGAGGGCTTGCTGGCGGGCGGTGACGCCGAAACTCTGCAGCGGGACTTTGGCCAACTGGAGCAGCAGCTGCAGCGGGATTTCGACTGCGTGGCCCGCTGCAATCTGGGCAGTGAGGGGACCGACCCTGGGGACCTCGCCCAGCTTCAGCGGCTGGCTGTGCGCCGCTGGTGGCGTCATTTCGACGACCGGCAGGGACTGGGCTGGGAGGAGCAGGCCAGGCGCAGCGGCCCGCCGGTGCCCCTGCCAGCCCCCGAAACCCTGCTCAGCGACGCCCCCCACCACCGCCTGCCCAGGCCCGCCGCCGACGTGCCCGAGTCGAGGTGGGGCTTCAACCTGGCGGTGCCGGAGTTGCTCTACAACCGTGGCGAGCTCTACAACCTCTCCGTGGCCAGGGGCACGCTCACCCCGGAGGAGATCTACAAGATCCGCGAGCACATGATCCACACGATCGTGATGCTGGAGAGCATGGCCTTTCCCCCGTCGATGCACCGTGTCGCGGAGATCGCCGGGGCGCACCATGAAACCCTGGATGGCCGCGGTTACCCGAGGGGACTGACGGCGGAGCAGCTGTCGATCCCGGCCCGGATCCTGGCCATCGCCGACATCTTCGAGGCCCTCACCGCCGCCGACCGCCCCTACAAACGGGGCATGCCCCTGTCCCAGTCGCTGGCGATCCTGGCCGGGCTCCGGGATCGTGGCCGCATCGATGCGGACCTTTTCGATCTCTTCCTGCGATCCGGGGTCTACCTCACCTATGCGAAGCGATTCCTGGCTGCCGACCAGATCGATCCAGTGGATTTGGACGCGCTGCTGGACCCCGAACAACATGTCCCGTGA
- the glsA gene encoding glutaminase A — translation MSDHLRDDDLPQRPGADRHANVIQELLSELHASFSGVREGRVADYIPELAKACPDDFGIVIATSGGRIYEIGDTRKEFTIQSISKPFIYALALKTLSFDFMASKIDVEPSGEAFNAISLDPDSGKPRNPMINAGAIAASAQICDADPSGATDLLLEYFGDLAGRRLRINENVYRSEKETGHRNRAIGHLLRNFNIIESDPEPALDLYFRQCAISVTCRDLAVMAATLACQGRNPFTGGQPLSSDITVRVLALMGTCGMYDFAGQWLHDVGIPAKSGVAGGVLAVIPGRLGIATYSPPLDNFGNSVRGVAVCRQLSVGVGLSLFNQYSQADATIRRSYQGSQRKSRRWRSDRELEILAPHRDKVRIIHVQGVLDFGGIEQLASELVRLSNDVRILILDLAHVTECPMESSDLLDRQLCSLEDNGVEILLSRAGRLPLVSKLDWAITDRIDAYEHLDSALEAAEELLLSWYDPQAAAGSPDHGDDLGEQGFLAPLSEEHRRILVDRMDRRSFAAGDVVLRRGDPGDELFLVRSGSFDIALDIKTGDGVCHSTRLATFGPGLCFGEIGFVAQTPRTADIIATRPGECWVLHRNAFEALSASHPEVVIALLKALTCDIGAKLSQTSVQLTLMEHY, via the coding sequence ATGTCTGACCATCTCCGGGACGACGACCTGCCGCAGCGGCCGGGTGCCGATCGCCATGCCAACGTCATTCAGGAGTTGCTGAGCGAACTGCACGCGTCCTTTTCCGGGGTCCGGGAGGGCAGGGTGGCCGACTACATCCCCGAGCTGGCCAAGGCCTGCCCGGATGATTTCGGCATCGTCATCGCCACGTCGGGGGGGCGGATCTATGAGATCGGCGACACCAGGAAGGAGTTCACGATCCAGTCGATCTCCAAGCCCTTCATCTATGCCCTGGCGCTGAAGACGCTCTCCTTCGACTTCATGGCCAGCAAGATCGACGTGGAGCCTTCAGGGGAAGCCTTCAACGCCATCAGCCTGGACCCGGATTCGGGCAAGCCGCGCAATCCGATGATCAACGCCGGTGCGATCGCCGCCTCCGCCCAGATCTGTGACGCCGATCCCAGCGGCGCCACCGATCTGCTGCTGGAGTACTTCGGCGATCTGGCCGGCCGGCGCCTGAGGATCAATGAGAACGTCTACCGCTCAGAAAAGGAAACGGGCCACCGCAACCGCGCCATCGGTCACCTGCTGCGCAACTTCAACATCATCGAATCGGATCCGGAACCGGCCCTCGATCTCTATTTCCGCCAGTGCGCCATCTCCGTCACCTGCCGTGACCTGGCCGTGATGGCCGCCACCCTGGCCTGCCAGGGACGCAATCCCTTCACCGGCGGTCAGCCGCTGTCGTCCGACATCACCGTTCGGGTGCTGGCCCTGATGGGCACCTGCGGCATGTACGACTTCGCCGGCCAGTGGCTCCATGACGTCGGCATTCCGGCAAAGAGCGGGGTCGCCGGCGGAGTGCTGGCGGTGATTCCTGGACGGCTCGGCATCGCCACCTACTCTCCGCCCCTCGACAACTTCGGCAACAGCGTCCGGGGGGTGGCGGTCTGCCGTCAGTTGTCGGTGGGGGTGGGTCTGAGCCTGTTCAATCAGTACTCCCAGGCCGATGCCACCATCCGCCGCTCCTACCAGGGATCCCAGCGAAAATCGCGCCGATGGCGCAGCGACCGGGAGCTGGAGATCCTGGCGCCCCATCGGGACAAGGTACGCATCATCCACGTGCAGGGGGTGCTCGATTTCGGTGGCATCGAGCAGCTGGCCTCTGAACTGGTGCGGCTCAGCAACGACGTGCGCATCCTCATCCTCGACCTGGCCCACGTGACCGAGTGCCCGATGGAATCCTCCGATCTGCTGGACCGCCAGCTCTGTTCGCTGGAGGACAATGGGGTCGAGATTCTGCTCTCCCGTGCCGGCCGACTGCCCCTGGTCTCGAAGCTGGACTGGGCCATCACCGACCGCATCGACGCCTACGAGCACCTGGATTCGGCCCTGGAGGCCGCCGAGGAGCTGCTGCTGTCGTGGTACGACCCCCAGGCCGCTGCGGGGTCACCGGACCATGGCGACGACCTCGGTGAGCAGGGCTTTCTGGCGCCCCTGAGCGAGGAGCATCGGCGGATCCTGGTGGATCGCATGGACAGGCGATCCTTCGCGGCCGGGGATGTCGTCCTCCGCCGTGGTGATCCCGGCGATGAGCTGTTCCTGGTGCGTTCCGGTTCCTTCGACATCGCCCTCGACATCAAGACCGGCGATGGCGTCTGCCACTCCACCCGCCTGGCCACCTTCGGCCCCGGTCTCTGCTTCGGGGAGATCGGTTTCGTGGCCCAGACGCCCCGCACCGCCGACATCATCGCCACCCGCCCCGGTGAATGCTGGGTGCTGCACCGCAACGCCTTCGAGGCCCTCAGTGCCAGCCATCCCGAGGTGGTGATCGCCCTGCTCAAGGCGCTCACCTGCGACATCGGCGCCAAGCTCAGCCAGACGAGCGTCCAGCTGACGCTGATGGAGCACTACTGA
- the alaS gene encoding alanine--tRNA ligase produces the protein MAADLTRPRPRSGAEIREAFLAFYERQGHRRMASASLVPDDPTVLLTIAGMLPFKPVFLGQAAPPAPRATSSQKCIRTNDIENVGRTARHHTFFEMLGNFSFGDYFKEEAIAWAWELTTGVFGLDPAHLVVSVFREDDEAAAIWRDAVGVDPKRIIRMDEADNFWASGPTGPCGPCSEIYYDFHPEQGNDAIDLEDDGRFIEFYNLVFMQYNRDAAGTLTPLARRSIDTGMGLERMAQILQKVPNNYETDLIYPLIETAAALAGLDYPALDARGQTSLKVIGDHSRAITQLIADGVTASNLGRGYVLRRLLRRVVRHGRLLGIDRPFLVAMGEAAIALMAAAYPQLLVRREVILAELVREEARFLETLERGEKLLAEVLAARPERISGDAAFELYDTYGFPLELTEEIAEEHGLTVDLDGFEAAMERQRQRAKAAAVSIDLTLQGAIDQVAGALEPTEFRGYEALDQAACVLALVVNGEPATVAGAGDAVQIVLDSTPFYGESGGQVGDRGVLLAGEADTGLVVPIDAVSRNRSVFVHGGRVERGSLAVGQVVQARVDRGCRRRAQAHHTATHLLQAALKQVVDDGITQAGSLVDFDRLRFDVHCPRALTPAELEQVEDLVNGWIAEAHPLEVEVMDLAQARASGAVAMFGEKYGEVVRVVDVPGVSMELCGGTHVANTAEIGLFRIIAETGVAAGIRRIEAVAGPALLPYLRERDRVVRELADRFKAQPGEILERVAAQADELRATAKELVAARGALAVAKASALAQRAEAFGPHRLLVQRLDGVDGAGLQEAAQRLQQQLGEGAAVVLGGLPDPGELGKVMLVAAFGAEVVASGAKAGAFIGGIAQLCGGGGGGRPQLAQAGGRDGGALDGALVEARRRLADQLVGL, from the coding sequence ATGGCTGCCGATCTCACCCGCCCCAGGCCCCGCAGCGGAGCCGAGATCCGGGAGGCCTTCCTCGCGTTCTACGAACGCCAGGGGCACCGGCGGATGGCCAGCGCCTCCCTGGTGCCCGACGACCCGACGGTGCTGCTCACCATCGCCGGCATGCTGCCGTTCAAGCCGGTGTTCCTCGGCCAGGCCGCCCCACCGGCGCCCCGGGCCACCAGCAGCCAGAAGTGCATCCGCACCAACGACATCGAGAACGTGGGCCGCACCGCCCGGCATCACACCTTCTTCGAGATGCTGGGCAACTTCTCCTTCGGCGACTACTTCAAGGAGGAGGCGATCGCCTGGGCCTGGGAGCTCACCACCGGAGTCTTCGGCCTCGATCCGGCGCACCTGGTGGTCAGCGTCTTCCGGGAGGACGACGAGGCGGCCGCCATCTGGCGTGATGCCGTGGGGGTGGATCCGAAGCGGATCATCCGCATGGACGAGGCCGACAACTTCTGGGCCTCAGGCCCCACCGGCCCCTGTGGCCCCTGCTCGGAGATCTACTACGACTTCCACCCCGAACAGGGCAATGACGCCATCGACCTGGAGGACGACGGCCGCTTCATCGAGTTCTACAACCTGGTGTTCATGCAGTACAACCGCGACGCGGCCGGTACCCTCACGCCCCTGGCCCGGCGCAGCATCGACACCGGCATGGGTCTGGAGCGCATGGCCCAGATCCTCCAGAAGGTTCCGAACAACTACGAAACCGACCTCATCTATCCCCTGATCGAGACGGCCGCTGCGCTGGCGGGGCTGGACTACCCCGCCCTTGATGCCCGTGGCCAGACGTCGCTCAAGGTGATCGGCGACCACAGCCGGGCCATCACCCAGCTGATCGCCGATGGGGTCACCGCCTCCAACCTCGGCCGTGGCTACGTGCTGCGCCGCCTGCTGCGCCGGGTGGTGCGCCATGGCCGCTTGCTGGGCATCGACCGCCCCTTCCTGGTGGCGATGGGGGAGGCGGCGATCGCCCTGATGGCGGCGGCCTACCCGCAGCTGCTGGTGCGGCGGGAGGTGATCCTGGCTGAACTGGTGCGGGAGGAGGCCCGCTTCCTGGAAACCCTGGAGCGGGGCGAGAAGCTGCTGGCCGAGGTGCTCGCCGCCCGGCCGGAGCGCATCAGTGGCGATGCGGCCTTCGAGCTCTACGACACCTACGGCTTCCCCCTGGAGCTCACCGAGGAGATCGCCGAAGAGCATGGCCTGACAGTCGATCTGGACGGCTTCGAGGCGGCCATGGAGCGGCAGCGGCAGCGGGCCAAGGCCGCGGCCGTGAGCATCGACCTCACCCTGCAGGGCGCGATCGACCAGGTGGCGGGTGCCCTCGAGCCCACCGAGTTCCGGGGCTACGAGGCCCTCGACCAGGCGGCCTGTGTGCTGGCCCTGGTCGTGAACGGTGAACCGGCCACCGTCGCTGGTGCCGGCGATGCGGTGCAGATCGTCCTGGACAGCACCCCGTTCTACGGCGAATCCGGTGGCCAGGTGGGCGACCGGGGCGTGCTGCTGGCCGGCGAGGCGGATACCGGCTTGGTCGTGCCCATCGATGCTGTGAGCCGCAACCGCAGTGTGTTCGTCCACGGCGGCCGCGTCGAGCGCGGCAGTCTGGCGGTGGGCCAGGTGGTGCAGGCCCGGGTGGATCGCGGCTGCCGCCGCCGCGCCCAGGCCCACCACACCGCAACCCATCTCCTGCAGGCGGCCCTCAAGCAAGTCGTCGATGACGGCATCACCCAGGCGGGATCCCTGGTGGACTTCGACCGGCTGCGCTTCGACGTCCACTGCCCCCGGGCCCTTACCCCGGCCGAACTGGAGCAGGTTGAGGACCTGGTCAACGGCTGGATCGCCGAGGCCCATCCCCTGGAGGTGGAAGTGATGGACCTGGCGCAGGCCCGGGCGTCCGGAGCCGTGGCGATGTTCGGTGAGAAGTACGGCGAGGTCGTTCGGGTGGTGGATGTCCCCGGTGTCTCGATGGAGCTCTGCGGCGGCACCCATGTGGCCAACACCGCTGAGATCGGCCTGTTCCGGATCATCGCCGAGACGGGCGTGGCGGCGGGGATCCGCCGCATCGAGGCGGTGGCCGGTCCCGCCCTGCTGCCTTACCTGAGGGAGCGCGACCGGGTGGTTCGGGAGCTGGCTGATCGCTTCAAGGCCCAGCCCGGTGAGATCCTCGAGCGGGTCGCCGCCCAGGCCGATGAGCTGCGGGCCACCGCCAAGGAGCTGGTGGCAGCGCGCGGCGCGTTGGCGGTGGCCAAGGCCAGTGCCCTGGCGCAGCGGGCCGAAGCCTTCGGCCCCCATCGGCTGCTGGTGCAGCGCCTCGATGGGGTGGACGGGGCCGGACTCCAGGAGGCGGCCCAGCGCCTGCAGCAGCAGCTCGGTGAGGGGGCGGCCGTGGTGCTCGGTGGTCTGCCGGATCCAGGGGAACTGGGCAAGGTGATGCTGGTGGCCGCCTTCGGTGCGGAGGTGGTGGCTTCCGGCGCCAAGGCAGGTGCCTTCATCGGCGGCATCGCCCAGCTCTGTGGCGGCGGTGGAGGCGGCCGTCCCCAGCTGGCCCAGGCGGGGGGGCGGGACGGCGGCGCCCTCGACGGGGCGCTGGTGGAGGCCCGCCGGCGGCTGGCCGACCAGCTGGTCGGGCTCTGA